AATTACTACTAGTCCGCGTTTGCGTTTAAGCGATAAATTTTTTGTAGTGCTCACCAATTATCTTGGATATCTAGAGAATGAAGAAGGCGTTGCATTGGATAATAATTTTAATGTGCCTTTTGATGGTGATGATCCAATTTTTTCAATTCGTGACAGATTCATTACCGAAAATACCGCTGCGGCCACTTATATTTTTACCAACCGCATGGGTATTACATTCAGATTGCGGCACTACTGGTCGAAAGTAGAGTATGAATCGTTCTACAGATTAGATGATGAGGGAAAATTTCAACCTACCACTTACACCGGTTTATCTGCTGACAGCGTCTCACTGCACAACAATAGTTATAACGCATTTACAATTGACATGGCTTACCGATGGGTTTTTGCCCCAGGTAGTGAATTAAGTCTGGTCTGGAAAAATTCTATCTTCTCTTTCTCTGATCAAATTGATCAAAACTATTTCAGCAATGTGCAAAATCTTTTTGACTTCCCTGCCACTAACAGTATCTCGCTCAAAATACTTTTTTATCTTGATTTTTGGACAGTTAAGCAGCGATTCTCAAAAAAGTGATGGTTTATTTTATCTGCACATAAATTCCACCATTTAGTTGCTCAAGCGTGTCGTAATGGAATGATTGATGTAATATTGATAAGTATTCTTCCTGGTGCACAAATACTTTTTCCTGCGGTTCAAAATCAGCCGTTTTAGTGATTCTCACAATGGCACCATGTTCAGAAAATTTGTACTTGTAACAGAGCAAAGATCCTTGAAATCCGTGGTGAAAAATGGTGATGTTTTCATATTCACGTCGTTTTGATTTTTCATAGAGAAATATACTGGCTGCCTCTTCCATTCTGTCACCAGAAGATAATTTATTTGATTGGGCATTATAAAATTGTTGATGATATGGAATCAGAAAAATGAAGAACAAGGTAACGGCAACAAGCGGTAGTTTATATAATTGAAAAAGATGTATAAGTTGATAAATGGGTATTGCTGCAATGCAGGCAAGAAATGGATAAACCGGCATATCGTACCAAATCATTTTGGTGCTTGAAATTGAAATTTGCAAAATATAGAAACCACAAAATAATGCGGTCACATAAAATATCTTTCGTTCAATATCATCACCTAACTTGAACATTAAAATTAAACCTATAAAGAAGAAAACTGACCAATATGAAAATCGGGTGTAGAAAATATGTTCTAAAAAAAAGCGCCATCCTTCTTTTCCAATATTTTTCATTTCAATTAATCTGCCTGCATCATGTTGAAATGTCAGGTTGAGAAATCCCGGTTGAAAATGTTCTCTGATGATAAAAACCACCAGTAGAGAGCCTGTAACAAGCACGATTCCCACGTACAAATGCCATGTTTTAATTGCGATCAGAAATTGTTTTCGGTAAAGTATAATGGCAGCAACAAGTGGTAAAATGAACAGCATGGCGGCAAAACTTTTAGTCATGATGGCAAGAGAGAAAAAGACGCCGGCAAAAAGCACGTATTTATTTTTTAGCTCCATGAAAAATTTCAATACATTCAATACCATTGCCAACAGAAAAAAACTCAACAAAGCATCCGCGTCTCCGGTGCGCCCGGTGTGGTATGTAAGATATCCTGAACTTGTCATTAAAATCAAAACAGCTGTCCAGGCAAATAATTCATCTTTATACTTTTTCAGAAAACTGAACAAAACGAGGATTGAGAAAAAAACAGCGCATGCGCTTGGAAATCTGATTGACCATTCAGAAAAGCCAAATATTTTTATACACGCAACTTGCACCCAGGTAACCAACAGCGGTTTAGTATTTCTAAGATCTACTTCGTGATCAAAAGTTGGAACCATCATATTTCCGTTCTCTGACATTTCGTACGCGTTTACTGCAAACATAGCCTCATCCCATGGTCTGAACGCGAATGAACCTAAGCGCGCAAACACTACAAAATAGATCAGCGTAAACAGGATGGTAGTGCTGAGTACATTTTTCCATGTAAATATTTTATTGTTCTGCACCTGAATTATCCAATTTGATTGTGAATATGACTAACTAAATTACAATTAATTCTTGCATATAAACGCAAATTAATTGCACCTAGAATCGGTATTCACAAAACAGTAAACGATCCTGAGAGCAGTTGAACACCACTTGACACATTCACAACCTCATAAACATAAGTGCCTGATGAAAGTAAAAAAGTATTTGAACCCGCAGTCAAAACACTCTGCAATACAAGTATTCCATCAAGTGAATAAAATGAAATTTGCGCAGGGAGGTCAGTCAATAATTCAACAGATATTTCTCCGGTATAAGATGAATAATTAAACGTTACATCAAGGGTTGAATCAATATTTTCTGTAATCAAAAAAGACTGACACAGCGTGTCAACACAACCATTGGTATTAGTACCTGCCAGACATATTTCATGATATCCGGGAGATTCAATAATCACAGAAAATTCGTCTTGAATACTTGCAGAATTCCAAGTGGTGTTGTCAAAATTCCATGCGTACAAATAATCAGGCCAAGGGTCTGGCAGGTTATCACCAATGTTTGTTGAGGTGTTTGTGAATACTAATTCTGCTTGCGTGTATCCATTATCTGTTTCATAAACCGTGCTTGTTAGTAGCGTAAAATTGGCTTGAGGATTGACTGAGTCCAGTTTAACAACTTCTGAAATATCGCAACCAATACTATCCGTTGCTGTAATTTTATATTCTCCGATATTTAAACCGCCCCACGTAGTGTTATGACTTATTTGTCCGGTTTGTAAATTCATCCAGGTATATTCACAGGGCCCGTTGGGACTTGCTGCGAAGGCATATACTATTCCATGCCCATTTTGATTCACGTTTGTTCTGCAAT
This genomic stretch from Crocinitomicaceae bacterium harbors:
- a CDS encoding glycosyltransferase family 39 protein, with amino-acid sequence MQNNKIFTWKNVLSTTILFTLIYFVVFARLGSFAFRPWDEAMFAVNAYEMSENGNMMVPTFDHEVDLRNTKPLLVTWVQVACIKIFGFSEWSIRFPSACAVFFSILVLFSFLKKYKDELFAWTAVLILMTSSGYLTYHTGRTGDADALLSFFLLAMVLNVLKFFMELKNKYVLFAGVFFSLAIMTKSFAAMLFILPLVAAIILYRKQFLIAIKTWHLYVGIVLVTGSLLVVFIIREHFQPGFLNLTFQHDAGRLIEMKNIGKEGWRFFLEHIFYTRFSYWSVFFFIGLILMFKLGDDIERKIFYVTALFCGFYILQISISSTKMIWYDMPVYPFLACIAAIPIYQLIHLFQLYKLPLVAVTLFFIFLIPYHQQFYNAQSNKLSSGDRMEEAASIFLYEKSKRREYENITIFHHGFQGSLLCYKYKFSEHGAIVRITKTADFEPQEKVFVHQEEYLSILHQSFHYDTLEQLNGGIYVQIK